One stretch of Solea senegalensis isolate Sse05_10M unplaced genomic scaffold, IFAPA_SoseM_1 scf7180000014534, whole genome shotgun sequence DNA includes these proteins:
- the tbc1d30 gene encoding TBC1 domain family member 30 isoform X3, whose amino-acid sequence MSSQFKVNELLQVDICDVFTGENFDNFEPKHQDDFCGFERWTESPSEPSPALARTGSVTQESGTMSGHCSDTESRCDGLSAARSSILDCLLVELYETCSSRRTVDSWDSSTEASGSDAFLGRSNCGSSFLQELQLKHTRRLQVNYLQQKAPGELQSIIQEVKYRISLQSAKLIRQLRRRDRLCHKLQKNYDIITACLQAVSQKRRVDTRLKFTIEPSLGKNGFQQWYDALKAVARLHTGIPKEWRKRVWLTLADQYLHTISIDWEKTLRFAFNERSNPDDDSLGVQIVKDLHRTGCSSYCGQEGEQDRVVLKRVLLAFARWNKSVGYCQGFNVLAALILEVTEGDESDALKVMIYLIDKVLPESYFANNLRALSVDMAVFRDLLRLKLPRLSQHLHHLQKAANREAGGSYEPPLTNVFTMQWFLTMFATCLPSSTVLKIWDSVFFEGSEILFRVALAIWERLGERIEYCPTADDFYSTMGCLTQEMLEKNLVDPGELMQEVYSMAVFPFPQLSELREKYTYNITPFPTSVKPNGSSGVGSWESDDDDADMDDEDSVVTALGCLGPLGGLLAPELQRYHRHLRDQRTEQGNFTQLSPGAVGGAGGGARAEHQAAINSMMMERMSTDIYALKKQYTRIKRRQQQQAMQLYIRTEKCPATRVLASQLNPSSAVINHLLLGRKPRSRPTSTSHSSPCRQHWGSLPSHGSRPPGNGSGESGSPWRAHVRVHRRNVARARAQLGFEDSEEREDEGEEENKRNDDDDLKKDESDVTVSPSSDPSVTGSVCEEAPQVSDETNTAQVSQVVVKLENESKPETQPSVPEPPAPSVPEPPAPSPADVPAAPSAAEVPAAPPAADVPAAPPAADVPAAPPAADVPAAPPAADVSAGEDAVDLPAGEDGYGPSVPPPSSNRHKESDSSASERNTTSSPPSLHFSAACIPSSSSSSSSILSSSLSPVPTSLPSGSVSPTPDPTSFLPLSLPASSTFYKTSCPSTPSLCSISSSSKSLISSSPSTPVLSSTSSTPKQQQLFSPFPSVKQPRKSPAARNLGLYGPTSRTPTVHFPQLSRSRAAGTTGRR is encoded by the exons ATGTCGTCGCAGTTTAAAGTGAACGAACTTTTACAAGTTGACATATGTGACGTGTTCACCGGAGAAAACTTTGACAACTTTGAGCCCAAACATCAGGACGATTTCTGCGGCTTTGAGCGCTGGACCGAGTCACCGTCAGAACCGTCACCAGCTCTGGCTCGCACCGGTTCTGTGACCCAGGAGAGCGGCACCATGAGCGGACACTGCAGTGACACTGAGTCCCGCTGTGACGGACTCTCCGCGGCCAGGTCCTCCATACTAGACTGCCTCCTGGTGGAACTGTATGAGacgtgcagcagcaggagaaccGTGGACAGCTGGGACAGCTCAACCGAAGCATCCGGTTCTGATGCGTTTCTGGGCCGAAGCAACTGCGGCTCCAGTTTCCTGCAGGAGCTTCAGCTGAAACACACCCGGAGACTGCAAGTGAACTACCTGCAACAGAAGG CTCCAGGGGAGCTGCAGTCGATCATCCAGGAGGTGAAATATCGTATAAGTCTTCAGTCAGCCAAACTGATTCGTCAGCTGAGGAGACGAGACCGTCTTTGTCATAAACTACAGAAgaactatgacatcatcacagcgtGTCTTCAAGCTGTCTCTCAAAAACGAc gtgttGACACCAGGTTGAAGTTTACCATCGAACCGTCGCTGGGAAAGAACGGATTCCAGCAG TGGTACGATGCCCTGAAAGCTGTGGCCAGACTTCATACTGGGATTCCAAAGGAATGGAGGAAGAGG GTTTGGCTCACACTCGCTGACCAGTATCTTCACACCATCTCCATCGACTGGGAAAAGACACTTCGCTTTGCCTTTAATGAGCGCAGCAACCCGGACGACGACTCCCTCGGCGTCCAAATCGTCAAG GACCTGCACAGGACTGGATGCAGTTCTTACTGTGGCCAGGAGGGGGAGCAGGACCGAGTGGTGCTGAAGAGGGTGTTGTTGGCGTTTGCTCGCTGGAATAAAAGTGTGGGTTATTGTCAAGGTTTTAACGTCCTGGCTGCATTAATACTGGAGGTGACGGAGGGAGACGAGAGTGACGCACTGAAG gtgaTGATTTACCTGATTGACAAAGTTCTGCCAGAAAGTTATTTTGCCAACAACCTACGAGCTTTatcag tgGACATGGCCGTGTTTCGGGACCTGCTGCGTCTCAAACTTCCCAGACTTTCCCAGCATCTCCATCACCttcaaaaagcagcaaacagaGAAGCTGGAG gcaGTTACGAGCCTCCTCTCACTAACGTGTTCACCATGCAGTGGTTCCTCACCATGTTCGCCACCTGCCTGCCTTCGTCCACAGTTCTCAAGATCTGGGACTCAGTCTTCTTTGAAGGTTCTGAGATTCTGTTTCGCGTCGCTCTCGCTATCTGGGAGCGACTGGGAGA GAGGATCGAGTACTGTCCCACAGCAGATGACTTCTACAGTACCATGGGTTGTTTGACTCAGGAAATGTTAGAGAAGAACCTCGTTGATCCAGGTGAACTCATGCAG GAAGTGTATTCCATGGCGGTGTTTCCTTTCCCTCAGTTGTCTGAGCTCAGAGAGAAATACACATACAACATCACTCCATTCCCCACATCTGTCAAACCCAATGGAAG CAGTGGTGTGGGCAGCTGggaaagtgatgatgatgatgctgacaTGGATGATGAAGACTCTGTGGTCACTGCTCTCGGGTGTTTGGGGCCACTGGGAGGTTTACTGGCCCCAGAGCTGCAGAGATACCACAGACACCTGcgag accAGAGAACAGAGCAGGGAAACTTCACACAGCTGAGCCCGGGCGCAGTGGGAGGAGCAGGGGGAGGGGCCAGGGCGGAACATCAAGCTGCCATCAACAGTATGATGATGGAGAGGATGAGCACCGACATCTATGCCTTAAAGAAACAGTACACTCGTATCAAGAGACGACAGCAGCAACAGGCCATGCAACTGTACATACGCACAG AAAAATGTCCTGCAACTCGTGTCCTCGCCTCTCAGCTGAACCCGTCCAGCGCCGTCATCAACCACCTGCTGCTGGGTCGTAAACCACGCAGCAGACCCACATCCACCAGTCACAGCTCCCCCTGCAGGCAGCACTGGGGATCACTGCCCTCCCACGGCAGCAGACCTCCAGGAAACGGCAGCGGCGAGTCTGGGTCACCGTGGCGAGCTCATGTCCGGGTCCATCGCAGGAACGTGGCCCGGGCTCGAGCTCAGCTGGGATTTGAAGAttcagaggaaagagaggatgaaggtgaagaggaaaacaagaggaacgatgatgatgatctgaAGAAAGACGAGAGTGATGTCACCGTTTCTCCTTCTTCTGATCCTTCTGTTACTGGTTCAGTTTGTGAAGAAGCTCCTCAAGTTTctgatgaaacaaacacagcacaagtttcacaggttgtggtgaaattAGAGAACGAGTCGAAGCCAGAAACACAACCTTCAGTCCCTGAACCTCCAGCTCCTTCAGTCCCTGAACCTCCAGCTCCTTCACCTGCCGATGTTcctgcagctccttcagctGCCGAGgttcctgcagctcctccagctgccgatgttcctgcagctcctccagctgccgatgttcctgcagctcctccagctgccgatgttcctgcagctcctccagctgccgATGTTTCAGCAGGTGAAGATGCTGTAGATCTTCCTGCAGGTGAAGATGGATATGGTCCTTcagttcctcctccttcttcaaaCAGGCACAAAGAGTCAGACTCCTCAGCTTCCGAGAGAAACACCACCTCTTCACCTCCATCACTCCACTTCTCCGCCGCCTGcatcccttcttcttcttcctcctcctcctccatcctgagttcatctctctctcctgtcccCACATCACTTCCTTCTGGCTCCGTCTCTCCAACACCAGACCCtacctccttcctccctctctcgcttCCTGCTTCCTCCACCTTTTATAAAACCTCCTGTCCCtccactccctctctctgctccatctCCTCATCCTCTAAatctctcatctcctcctccccgTCCACGCCGGTGttaagctccacctcctccactcccaaacagcagcagctcttctcTCCGTTCCCAAGCGTGAAACAGCCCAGGAAGTCGCCGGCAGCGAGGAACCTCGGTCTTTACGGACCCACGTCCAGAACTCCCACCGTCCACTTCCCTCAGCTGAGCCGCAGCAGAGCGGCCGGAACCACGGGCAGGAGATGA
- the tbc1d30 gene encoding TBC1 domain family member 30 isoform X2, giving the protein MSSQFKVNELLQVDICDVFTGENFDNFEPKHQDDFCGFERWTESPSEPSPALARTGSVTQESGTMSGHCSDTESRCDGLSAARSSILDCLLVELYETCSSRRTVDSWDSSTEASGSDAFLGRSNCGSSFLQELQLKHTRRLQVNYLQQKAPGELQSIIQEVKYRISLQSAKLIRQLRRRDRLCHKLQKNYDIITACLQAVSQKRRVDTRLKFTIEPSLGKNGFQQWYDALKAVARLHTGIPKEWRKRVWLTLADQYLHTISIDWEKTLRFAFNERSNPDDDSLGVQIVKDLHRTGCSSYCGQEGEQDRVVLKRVLLAFARWNKSVGYCQGFNVLAALILEVTEGDESDALKVMIYLIDKVLPESYFANNLRALSVDMAVFRDLLRLKLPRLSQHLHHLQKAANREAGGSYEPPLTNVFTMQWFLTMFATCLPSSTVLKIWDSVFFEGSEILFRVALAIWERLGERIEYCPTADDFYSTMGCLTQEMLEKNLVDPGELMQEVYSMAVFPFPQLSELREKYTYNITPFPTSVKPNGSGVGSWESDDDDADMDDEDSVVTALGCLGPLGGLLAPELQRYHRHLRDQRTEQGNFTQLSPGAVGGAGGGARAEHQAAINSMMMERMSTDIYALKKQYTRIKRRQQQQAMQLYIRTGLGHEVPMSPGLLQEQMDKPRNSSDRYSDEKCPATRVLASQLNPSSAVINHLLLGRKPRSRPTSTSHSSPCRQHWGSLPSHGSRPPGNGSGESGSPWRAHVRVHRRNVARARAQLGFEDSEEREDEGEEENKRNDDDDLKKDESDVTVSPSSDPSVTGSVCEEAPQVSDETNTAQVSQVVVKLENESKPETQPSVPEPPAPSVPEPPAPSPADVPAAPSAAEVPAAPPAADVPAAPPAADVPAAPPAADVPAAPPAADVSAGEDAVDLPAGEDGYGPSVPPPSSNRHKESDSSASERNTTSSPPSLHFSAACIPSSSSSSSSILSSSLSPVPTSLPSGSVSPTPDPTSFLPLSLPASSTFYKTSCPSTPSLCSISSSSKSLISSSPSTPVLSSTSSTPKQQQLFSPFPSVKQPRKSPAARNLGLYGPTSRTPTVHFPQLSRSRAAGTTGRR; this is encoded by the exons ATGTCGTCGCAGTTTAAAGTGAACGAACTTTTACAAGTTGACATATGTGACGTGTTCACCGGAGAAAACTTTGACAACTTTGAGCCCAAACATCAGGACGATTTCTGCGGCTTTGAGCGCTGGACCGAGTCACCGTCAGAACCGTCACCAGCTCTGGCTCGCACCGGTTCTGTGACCCAGGAGAGCGGCACCATGAGCGGACACTGCAGTGACACTGAGTCCCGCTGTGACGGACTCTCCGCGGCCAGGTCCTCCATACTAGACTGCCTCCTGGTGGAACTGTATGAGacgtgcagcagcaggagaaccGTGGACAGCTGGGACAGCTCAACCGAAGCATCCGGTTCTGATGCGTTTCTGGGCCGAAGCAACTGCGGCTCCAGTTTCCTGCAGGAGCTTCAGCTGAAACACACCCGGAGACTGCAAGTGAACTACCTGCAACAGAAGG CTCCAGGGGAGCTGCAGTCGATCATCCAGGAGGTGAAATATCGTATAAGTCTTCAGTCAGCCAAACTGATTCGTCAGCTGAGGAGACGAGACCGTCTTTGTCATAAACTACAGAAgaactatgacatcatcacagcgtGTCTTCAAGCTGTCTCTCAAAAACGAc gtgttGACACCAGGTTGAAGTTTACCATCGAACCGTCGCTGGGAAAGAACGGATTCCAGCAG TGGTACGATGCCCTGAAAGCTGTGGCCAGACTTCATACTGGGATTCCAAAGGAATGGAGGAAGAGG GTTTGGCTCACACTCGCTGACCAGTATCTTCACACCATCTCCATCGACTGGGAAAAGACACTTCGCTTTGCCTTTAATGAGCGCAGCAACCCGGACGACGACTCCCTCGGCGTCCAAATCGTCAAG GACCTGCACAGGACTGGATGCAGTTCTTACTGTGGCCAGGAGGGGGAGCAGGACCGAGTGGTGCTGAAGAGGGTGTTGTTGGCGTTTGCTCGCTGGAATAAAAGTGTGGGTTATTGTCAAGGTTTTAACGTCCTGGCTGCATTAATACTGGAGGTGACGGAGGGAGACGAGAGTGACGCACTGAAG gtgaTGATTTACCTGATTGACAAAGTTCTGCCAGAAAGTTATTTTGCCAACAACCTACGAGCTTTatcag tgGACATGGCCGTGTTTCGGGACCTGCTGCGTCTCAAACTTCCCAGACTTTCCCAGCATCTCCATCACCttcaaaaagcagcaaacagaGAAGCTGGAG gcaGTTACGAGCCTCCTCTCACTAACGTGTTCACCATGCAGTGGTTCCTCACCATGTTCGCCACCTGCCTGCCTTCGTCCACAGTTCTCAAGATCTGGGACTCAGTCTTCTTTGAAGGTTCTGAGATTCTGTTTCGCGTCGCTCTCGCTATCTGGGAGCGACTGGGAGA GAGGATCGAGTACTGTCCCACAGCAGATGACTTCTACAGTACCATGGGTTGTTTGACTCAGGAAATGTTAGAGAAGAACCTCGTTGATCCAGGTGAACTCATGCAG GAAGTGTATTCCATGGCGGTGTTTCCTTTCCCTCAGTTGTCTGAGCTCAGAGAGAAATACACATACAACATCACTCCATTCCCCACATCTGTCAAACCCAATGGAAG TGGTGTGGGCAGCTGggaaagtgatgatgatgatgctgacaTGGATGATGAAGACTCTGTGGTCACTGCTCTCGGGTGTTTGGGGCCACTGGGAGGTTTACTGGCCCCAGAGCTGCAGAGATACCACAGACACCTGcgag accAGAGAACAGAGCAGGGAAACTTCACACAGCTGAGCCCGGGCGCAGTGGGAGGAGCAGGGGGAGGGGCCAGGGCGGAACATCAAGCTGCCATCAACAGTATGATGATGGAGAGGATGAGCACCGACATCTATGCCTTAAAGAAACAGTACACTCGTATCAAGAGACGACAGCAGCAACAGGCCATGCAACTGTACATACGCACAG GACTTGGACATGAAGTTCCCATGAGTCCAGGACTTCTTCAGGAGCAGATGGACAAACCCAGGAACAGTTCTGACCGATACTCTGATG AAAAATGTCCTGCAACTCGTGTCCTCGCCTCTCAGCTGAACCCGTCCAGCGCCGTCATCAACCACCTGCTGCTGGGTCGTAAACCACGCAGCAGACCCACATCCACCAGTCACAGCTCCCCCTGCAGGCAGCACTGGGGATCACTGCCCTCCCACGGCAGCAGACCTCCAGGAAACGGCAGCGGCGAGTCTGGGTCACCGTGGCGAGCTCATGTCCGGGTCCATCGCAGGAACGTGGCCCGGGCTCGAGCTCAGCTGGGATTTGAAGAttcagaggaaagagaggatgaaggtgaagaggaaaacaagaggaacgatgatgatgatctgaAGAAAGACGAGAGTGATGTCACCGTTTCTCCTTCTTCTGATCCTTCTGTTACTGGTTCAGTTTGTGAAGAAGCTCCTCAAGTTTctgatgaaacaaacacagcacaagtttcacaggttgtggtgaaattAGAGAACGAGTCGAAGCCAGAAACACAACCTTCAGTCCCTGAACCTCCAGCTCCTTCAGTCCCTGAACCTCCAGCTCCTTCACCTGCCGATGTTcctgcagctccttcagctGCCGAGgttcctgcagctcctccagctgccgatgttcctgcagctcctccagctgccgatgttcctgcagctcctccagctgccgatgttcctgcagctcctccagctgccgATGTTTCAGCAGGTGAAGATGCTGTAGATCTTCCTGCAGGTGAAGATGGATATGGTCCTTcagttcctcctccttcttcaaaCAGGCACAAAGAGTCAGACTCCTCAGCTTCCGAGAGAAACACCACCTCTTCACCTCCATCACTCCACTTCTCCGCCGCCTGcatcccttcttcttcttcctcctcctcctccatcctgagttcatctctctctcctgtcccCACATCACTTCCTTCTGGCTCCGTCTCTCCAACACCAGACCCtacctccttcctccctctctcgcttCCTGCTTCCTCCACCTTTTATAAAACCTCCTGTCCCtccactccctctctctgctccatctCCTCATCCTCTAAatctctcatctcctcctccccgTCCACGCCGGTGttaagctccacctcctccactcccaaacagcagcagctcttctcTCCGTTCCCAAGCGTGAAACAGCCCAGGAAGTCGCCGGCAGCGAGGAACCTCGGTCTTTACGGACCCACGTCCAGAACTCCCACCGTCCACTTCCCTCAGCTGAGCCGCAGCAGAGCGGCCGGAACCACGGGCAGGAGATGA
- the tbc1d30 gene encoding TBC1 domain family member 30 isoform X1, translating to MSSQFKVNELLQVDICDVFTGENFDNFEPKHQDDFCGFERWTESPSEPSPALARTGSVTQESGTMSGHCSDTESRCDGLSAARSSILDCLLVELYETCSSRRTVDSWDSSTEASGSDAFLGRSNCGSSFLQELQLKHTRRLQVNYLQQKAPGELQSIIQEVKYRISLQSAKLIRQLRRRDRLCHKLQKNYDIITACLQAVSQKRRVDTRLKFTIEPSLGKNGFQQWYDALKAVARLHTGIPKEWRKRVWLTLADQYLHTISIDWEKTLRFAFNERSNPDDDSLGVQIVKDLHRTGCSSYCGQEGEQDRVVLKRVLLAFARWNKSVGYCQGFNVLAALILEVTEGDESDALKVMIYLIDKVLPESYFANNLRALSVDMAVFRDLLRLKLPRLSQHLHHLQKAANREAGGSYEPPLTNVFTMQWFLTMFATCLPSSTVLKIWDSVFFEGSEILFRVALAIWERLGERIEYCPTADDFYSTMGCLTQEMLEKNLVDPGELMQEVYSMAVFPFPQLSELREKYTYNITPFPTSVKPNGSSGVGSWESDDDDADMDDEDSVVTALGCLGPLGGLLAPELQRYHRHLRDQRTEQGNFTQLSPGAVGGAGGGARAEHQAAINSMMMERMSTDIYALKKQYTRIKRRQQQQAMQLYIRTGLGHEVPMSPGLLQEQMDKPRNSSDRYSDEKCPATRVLASQLNPSSAVINHLLLGRKPRSRPTSTSHSSPCRQHWGSLPSHGSRPPGNGSGESGSPWRAHVRVHRRNVARARAQLGFEDSEEREDEGEEENKRNDDDDLKKDESDVTVSPSSDPSVTGSVCEEAPQVSDETNTAQVSQVVVKLENESKPETQPSVPEPPAPSVPEPPAPSPADVPAAPSAAEVPAAPPAADVPAAPPAADVPAAPPAADVPAAPPAADVSAGEDAVDLPAGEDGYGPSVPPPSSNRHKESDSSASERNTTSSPPSLHFSAACIPSSSSSSSSILSSSLSPVPTSLPSGSVSPTPDPTSFLPLSLPASSTFYKTSCPSTPSLCSISSSSKSLISSSPSTPVLSSTSSTPKQQQLFSPFPSVKQPRKSPAARNLGLYGPTSRTPTVHFPQLSRSRAAGTTGRR from the exons ATGTCGTCGCAGTTTAAAGTGAACGAACTTTTACAAGTTGACATATGTGACGTGTTCACCGGAGAAAACTTTGACAACTTTGAGCCCAAACATCAGGACGATTTCTGCGGCTTTGAGCGCTGGACCGAGTCACCGTCAGAACCGTCACCAGCTCTGGCTCGCACCGGTTCTGTGACCCAGGAGAGCGGCACCATGAGCGGACACTGCAGTGACACTGAGTCCCGCTGTGACGGACTCTCCGCGGCCAGGTCCTCCATACTAGACTGCCTCCTGGTGGAACTGTATGAGacgtgcagcagcaggagaaccGTGGACAGCTGGGACAGCTCAACCGAAGCATCCGGTTCTGATGCGTTTCTGGGCCGAAGCAACTGCGGCTCCAGTTTCCTGCAGGAGCTTCAGCTGAAACACACCCGGAGACTGCAAGTGAACTACCTGCAACAGAAGG CTCCAGGGGAGCTGCAGTCGATCATCCAGGAGGTGAAATATCGTATAAGTCTTCAGTCAGCCAAACTGATTCGTCAGCTGAGGAGACGAGACCGTCTTTGTCATAAACTACAGAAgaactatgacatcatcacagcgtGTCTTCAAGCTGTCTCTCAAAAACGAc gtgttGACACCAGGTTGAAGTTTACCATCGAACCGTCGCTGGGAAAGAACGGATTCCAGCAG TGGTACGATGCCCTGAAAGCTGTGGCCAGACTTCATACTGGGATTCCAAAGGAATGGAGGAAGAGG GTTTGGCTCACACTCGCTGACCAGTATCTTCACACCATCTCCATCGACTGGGAAAAGACACTTCGCTTTGCCTTTAATGAGCGCAGCAACCCGGACGACGACTCCCTCGGCGTCCAAATCGTCAAG GACCTGCACAGGACTGGATGCAGTTCTTACTGTGGCCAGGAGGGGGAGCAGGACCGAGTGGTGCTGAAGAGGGTGTTGTTGGCGTTTGCTCGCTGGAATAAAAGTGTGGGTTATTGTCAAGGTTTTAACGTCCTGGCTGCATTAATACTGGAGGTGACGGAGGGAGACGAGAGTGACGCACTGAAG gtgaTGATTTACCTGATTGACAAAGTTCTGCCAGAAAGTTATTTTGCCAACAACCTACGAGCTTTatcag tgGACATGGCCGTGTTTCGGGACCTGCTGCGTCTCAAACTTCCCAGACTTTCCCAGCATCTCCATCACCttcaaaaagcagcaaacagaGAAGCTGGAG gcaGTTACGAGCCTCCTCTCACTAACGTGTTCACCATGCAGTGGTTCCTCACCATGTTCGCCACCTGCCTGCCTTCGTCCACAGTTCTCAAGATCTGGGACTCAGTCTTCTTTGAAGGTTCTGAGATTCTGTTTCGCGTCGCTCTCGCTATCTGGGAGCGACTGGGAGA GAGGATCGAGTACTGTCCCACAGCAGATGACTTCTACAGTACCATGGGTTGTTTGACTCAGGAAATGTTAGAGAAGAACCTCGTTGATCCAGGTGAACTCATGCAG GAAGTGTATTCCATGGCGGTGTTTCCTTTCCCTCAGTTGTCTGAGCTCAGAGAGAAATACACATACAACATCACTCCATTCCCCACATCTGTCAAACCCAATGGAAG CAGTGGTGTGGGCAGCTGggaaagtgatgatgatgatgctgacaTGGATGATGAAGACTCTGTGGTCACTGCTCTCGGGTGTTTGGGGCCACTGGGAGGTTTACTGGCCCCAGAGCTGCAGAGATACCACAGACACCTGcgag accAGAGAACAGAGCAGGGAAACTTCACACAGCTGAGCCCGGGCGCAGTGGGAGGAGCAGGGGGAGGGGCCAGGGCGGAACATCAAGCTGCCATCAACAGTATGATGATGGAGAGGATGAGCACCGACATCTATGCCTTAAAGAAACAGTACACTCGTATCAAGAGACGACAGCAGCAACAGGCCATGCAACTGTACATACGCACAG GACTTGGACATGAAGTTCCCATGAGTCCAGGACTTCTTCAGGAGCAGATGGACAAACCCAGGAACAGTTCTGACCGATACTCTGATG AAAAATGTCCTGCAACTCGTGTCCTCGCCTCTCAGCTGAACCCGTCCAGCGCCGTCATCAACCACCTGCTGCTGGGTCGTAAACCACGCAGCAGACCCACATCCACCAGTCACAGCTCCCCCTGCAGGCAGCACTGGGGATCACTGCCCTCCCACGGCAGCAGACCTCCAGGAAACGGCAGCGGCGAGTCTGGGTCACCGTGGCGAGCTCATGTCCGGGTCCATCGCAGGAACGTGGCCCGGGCTCGAGCTCAGCTGGGATTTGAAGAttcagaggaaagagaggatgaaggtgaagaggaaaacaagaggaacgatgatgatgatctgaAGAAAGACGAGAGTGATGTCACCGTTTCTCCTTCTTCTGATCCTTCTGTTACTGGTTCAGTTTGTGAAGAAGCTCCTCAAGTTTctgatgaaacaaacacagcacaagtttcacaggttgtggtgaaattAGAGAACGAGTCGAAGCCAGAAACACAACCTTCAGTCCCTGAACCTCCAGCTCCTTCAGTCCCTGAACCTCCAGCTCCTTCACCTGCCGATGTTcctgcagctccttcagctGCCGAGgttcctgcagctcctccagctgccgatgttcctgcagctcctccagctgccgatgttcctgcagctcctccagctgccgatgttcctgcagctcctccagctgccgATGTTTCAGCAGGTGAAGATGCTGTAGATCTTCCTGCAGGTGAAGATGGATATGGTCCTTcagttcctcctccttcttcaaaCAGGCACAAAGAGTCAGACTCCTCAGCTTCCGAGAGAAACACCACCTCTTCACCTCCATCACTCCACTTCTCCGCCGCCTGcatcccttcttcttcttcctcctcctcctccatcctgagttcatctctctctcctgtcccCACATCACTTCCTTCTGGCTCCGTCTCTCCAACACCAGACCCtacctccttcctccctctctcgcttCCTGCTTCCTCCACCTTTTATAAAACCTCCTGTCCCtccactccctctctctgctccatctCCTCATCCTCTAAatctctcatctcctcctccccgTCCACGCCGGTGttaagctccacctcctccactcccaaacagcagcagctcttctcTCCGTTCCCAAGCGTGAAACAGCCCAGGAAGTCGCCGGCAGCGAGGAACCTCGGTCTTTACGGACCCACGTCCAGAACTCCCACCGTCCACTTCCCTCAGCTGAGCCGCAGCAGAGCGGCCGGAACCACGGGCAGGAGATGA